One Gloeobacter morelensis MG652769 DNA window includes the following coding sequences:
- a CDS encoding acyl-CoA desaturase, protein MTAQSPATQAAPISWVFVGFMAFIHLGALAALWQFSWSALALAIFLHWGLGCLGITLGFHRLLSHRSFTVPKPLEYFLALLGTLCLQGGPILWVAHHRLHHAHSDTEADPHDSNRGFWWSHWGWMFYMPEERLNFDHYSRYAKDLARDPAHRFLNRNMIPLQLAFAALLYLLGGWPFVLWGIFVRLVIVFHCTWLINSACHQWGYRSHQTDDHSTNLWWAAILAYGEGWHNNHHAMPRSARHGLAWWEIDVTWGVIWTLGKLGLARNVQLPASYGLSGK, encoded by the coding sequence ATGACCGCCCAGAGCCCTGCCACCCAGGCCGCACCTATCTCCTGGGTCTTCGTCGGATTTATGGCCTTTATTCACCTTGGTGCCCTGGCGGCGCTGTGGCAGTTTTCCTGGTCGGCCCTGGCCCTGGCCATTTTTTTGCACTGGGGGCTGGGCTGCCTGGGGATCACCCTGGGTTTTCACCGTCTGCTCAGCCACCGCAGCTTCACGGTCCCGAAGCCGCTCGAATACTTTTTGGCACTGCTTGGCACGCTTTGCCTGCAGGGAGGACCGATCCTCTGGGTAGCGCACCACCGGTTGCACCATGCCCACTCCGATACCGAGGCCGACCCGCACGATTCTAACCGGGGATTCTGGTGGAGCCACTGGGGCTGGATGTTCTACATGCCCGAGGAGCGGCTCAACTTCGATCACTACTCGCGCTACGCCAAGGATCTGGCCCGCGACCCGGCGCACCGGTTTCTCAACCGCAATATGATCCCTCTGCAGTTGGCCTTCGCGGCACTTTTGTACCTGCTGGGCGGCTGGCCGTTCGTGCTGTGGGGTATCTTCGTGCGCCTGGTGATAGTGTTCCACTGCACCTGGCTGATCAACTCGGCCTGTCACCAGTGGGGCTACCGCAGCCATCAGACCGACGACCACTCCACCAACCTCTGGTGGGCGGCGATCCTGGCCTACGGAGAGGGCTGGCACAATAACCACCACGCCATGCCCCGCTCCGCCCGCCACGGCCTTGCCTGGTGGGAAATCGACGTCACCTGGGGTGTCATCTGGACCCTTGGTAAACTCGGTCTCGCCCGCAACGTCCAATTACCGGCCTCCTACGGCCTATCTGGCAAGTAA
- a CDS encoding DUF309 domain-containing protein gives MGGRSPSRSRSSARASTPSRRAFSRTWWPPSACRSTPLVDFELPEEFWRGLEQFNSGQFYACHDTLEALWMDALHPLRLFYQGILQLAVAYYHLGNRNWQGCVILLSTGIERLDYFAPEYLGVDVETLLEQSAACLEALQTLGPERIAIFDTARIPKIAYVREIRS, from the coding sequence ATCGGCGGGAGATCACCATCGAGGAGCCGATCAAGCGCACGGGCGTCTACACCGTCAAGGCGCGCATTTTCCAGGACGTGGTGGCCACCCTCCGCCTGCAGGTCAACGCCGCTGGTTGATTTTGAACTGCCGGAGGAATTCTGGCGGGGGCTCGAACAATTCAATTCGGGCCAGTTCTACGCCTGCCACGATACGCTGGAGGCGCTCTGGATGGATGCGCTACATCCGTTGCGGCTTTTTTACCAGGGCATCTTGCAGCTGGCGGTGGCCTACTATCATCTGGGCAACCGCAACTGGCAGGGCTGTGTGATCTTGCTGTCCACTGGCATCGAGCGGCTTGATTACTTTGCTCCGGAGTATCTGGGGGTAGATGTCGAAACGCTGCTCGAACAGAGCGCCGCCTGCCTGGAGGCGCTCCAGACGCTTGGACCCGAGAGGATTGCCATCTTCGACACCGCCCGGATCCCCAAGATCGCCTACGTTCGCGAAATTCGGTCGTAG
- a CDS encoding metallophosphoesterase family protein, with translation MKLGIFTDVHGDLGPLQKVLRALERLGAESLVCLGDLVVHGQRPNEVVALVRSLAIPTVGGNHDHGAVHYGQDPGLVFFNPKSELHTSLTQPCLTDANREYLAQLPDALEAAPGVCCVHACYRDRYGLLYARSVVEQVHADAPVPVTLSGHTHRTRIHIRHTDGSFEEIDPWEHTARTQVTFALNLEDANYILNCGNTSQLLFDRLPSVCGLLDTDEQTITWQRLH, from the coding sequence TTGAAACTCGGTATCTTCACGGACGTGCACGGCGACCTGGGGCCGCTTCAAAAGGTGCTCAGAGCATTGGAGCGGCTTGGCGCTGAAAGTCTAGTGTGCCTGGGCGATCTGGTGGTGCACGGTCAGCGTCCGAACGAAGTCGTAGCACTGGTACGTTCTCTGGCCATCCCGACGGTGGGAGGCAACCACGACCACGGCGCGGTCCACTACGGCCAGGATCCGGGATTGGTTTTCTTCAACCCCAAATCCGAACTGCACACCTCCCTCACCCAGCCATGTCTCACCGACGCCAACCGCGAATATCTGGCCCAGCTGCCCGACGCGCTCGAAGCGGCTCCCGGCGTCTGCTGCGTCCACGCCTGCTACCGCGACCGCTACGGCCTTTTGTACGCCCGCTCGGTAGTCGAACAGGTCCACGCCGACGCGCCGGTGCCGGTGACCCTGAGCGGCCACACCCACCGCACCCGCATCCACATCCGCCACACCGACGGCAGCTTTGAGGAAATTGATCCCTGGGAGCATACCGCGCGCACGCAGGTCACTTTCGCTCTGAATCTGGAGGATGCCAATTACATCCTCAACTGCGGCAACACCTCGCAGCTCCTGTTCGATCGCCTGCCGTCGGTGTGTGGTCTGCTCGATACCGACGAGCAAACGATCACCTGGCAGCGTTTACACTGA
- a CDS encoding shikimate kinase, with protein sequence MLKGVSLYLVGMMGSGKSTVGRLLAEKLGYGFVDLDALIEQVSGKRVGEIFECQGESVFRDLESRVLAEVSAYTRLVVATGGGVVLARRNWGYLHHGVVVWLDADIETLLTRVEHEPGTRPLLAGGDRRLRLAQLLDERARLYAQADVRVSAVGLPPEVAAETLRCLAARLAEDSAP encoded by the coding sequence ATGCTGAAGGGTGTCAGTCTGTATCTGGTCGGCATGATGGGGTCCGGCAAATCGACGGTGGGCCGGCTGCTCGCTGAAAAGCTGGGCTACGGCTTTGTCGATCTCGACGCGCTCATCGAACAGGTGAGCGGCAAGCGGGTGGGCGAAATTTTTGAGTGCCAGGGCGAATCGGTTTTTCGCGATCTCGAAAGCCGGGTGCTCGCCGAGGTGAGCGCCTACACCCGTCTGGTCGTCGCCACCGGCGGCGGCGTGGTGCTCGCCCGGCGCAACTGGGGCTATTTGCACCACGGAGTGGTCGTTTGGCTCGACGCCGATATCGAGACGCTGCTTACGCGGGTGGAGCACGAACCTGGCACCCGGCCCCTGCTGGCCGGCGGCGACAGGCGCCTGCGCCTGGCTCAACTGTTGGACGAGCGCGCCAGGCTTTATGCCCAGGCCGATGTGCGCGTGAGCGCGGTGGGGTTGCCGCCGGAAGTGGCCGCGGAGACGCTGCGCTGTCTGGCGGCGCGTCTGGCGGAGGATAGCGCCCCGTGA
- the lpxD gene encoding UDP-3-O-(3-hydroxymyristoyl)glucosamine N-acyltransferase, protein MKLGELAAHLGCPVEGNPDVEIRGLASIQQAGPGELSFIESEKYARFIKLTRAEALILDWRTPLSKVPCIRSEQPRLTFARALELFYQPRRPAPGIHPTAVLGTNVQLGENVHLGAYVVIGDDVTIGPETVIYPNCTIYNAVRIGARTVVHANCVLHERTEIGDECIVQSGVVVGGEGFGFVPTPEGTWHKMPQSGYVRVEAQVEIGSNTAIDRPSVGFTHIGRGTKIDNLVMVGHGCEIGEHCLLVGQVGLAGGVKLGRNVVLAGQVGVAGHAAIGDRTVVSAQSGIPSDVEPGTVVSGSPALPHALWLRTSALIRRLPELFQNLRDLQRKVALLQQRLDSGNH, encoded by the coding sequence ATGAAACTTGGGGAACTGGCGGCACACCTCGGTTGCCCGGTGGAGGGCAACCCGGATGTCGAAATTCGTGGTCTGGCCTCGATTCAGCAGGCCGGACCCGGCGAACTCAGCTTTATCGAAAGCGAAAAGTACGCGCGCTTTATCAAACTTACCCGCGCCGAGGCGCTCATCCTCGATTGGCGCACCCCGCTCTCCAAAGTGCCCTGCATTCGCAGCGAACAGCCGCGCCTCACGTTTGCCCGCGCCCTGGAACTGTTCTATCAGCCGCGCCGGCCGGCACCGGGCATCCACCCGACCGCCGTCCTGGGTACTAACGTCCAACTGGGTGAGAACGTCCATCTAGGAGCCTACGTGGTCATTGGAGACGATGTCACGATTGGCCCTGAGACTGTAATCTACCCAAACTGCACAATCTACAACGCCGTGCGCATCGGGGCGCGCACGGTTGTTCATGCCAACTGCGTCCTCCACGAGCGCACCGAAATCGGTGATGAGTGCATCGTCCAGTCCGGGGTGGTGGTGGGTGGCGAAGGGTTTGGTTTTGTACCAACCCCCGAGGGTACCTGGCACAAGATGCCCCAGTCGGGCTACGTGCGCGTCGAAGCTCAAGTCGAAATCGGCTCCAACACCGCCATCGACCGGCCCTCGGTCGGTTTTACCCACATCGGCCGGGGCACCAAGATCGACAACCTGGTGATGGTGGGCCACGGCTGCGAGATCGGCGAGCACTGCCTGCTGGTAGGCCAGGTGGGCCTCGCCGGCGGCGTCAAACTTGGCCGCAACGTCGTGCTGGCCGGGCAGGTGGGAGTGGCCGGTCACGCCGCGATCGGCGATCGCACCGTGGTCTCAGCCCAAAGCGGCATCCCGAGCGATGTGGAGCCGGGGACCGTCGTCTCGGGTTCCCCAGCCCTGCCCCACGCCCTGTGGCTGCGCACCTCGGCGCTCATCCGCAGGTTGCCGGAACTGTTTCAAAACCTGCGCGATTTGCAGCGCAAAGTCGCTCTGTTGCAGCAGCGGCTCGACTCCGGGAACCACTGA
- a CDS encoding sigma-70 family RNA polymerase sigma factor: protein MADPNRTDEAALVARIARQDQSALSELYDRYVRVLAAVAFKILGSIEEAEEVVLDVFCQVWRTAASYDARRSRVDAWLFMLTRSRSLDRLRALQRSARARNASLQEAHVQWPIREADTAEQLDLIERRSRVNAALERLPDEQRRVLELAYYQGLTHTQIAAQTGKPLGTVKTRIRLGLNKLRDALGNGG, encoded by the coding sequence ATGGCAGACCCAAACCGCACCGACGAAGCCGCGCTGGTGGCCAGAATTGCCCGCCAGGATCAATCGGCGCTCTCCGAACTTTACGATCGCTACGTCCGCGTGCTGGCGGCGGTGGCCTTCAAGATCTTGGGATCGATCGAGGAGGCGGAGGAAGTGGTTCTCGATGTCTTCTGCCAGGTGTGGCGCACGGCTGCAAGCTACGACGCCCGCCGCAGCCGCGTCGATGCCTGGCTTTTTATGCTCACCCGCAGCCGATCGCTCGACCGCCTGCGCGCTCTGCAGCGCAGCGCCCGCGCCCGGAACGCTTCGCTGCAAGAAGCGCACGTGCAGTGGCCGATTCGGGAAGCCGACACCGCCGAGCAACTCGATCTCATCGAGCGGCGGAGCCGGGTGAACGCCGCGCTCGAACGATTGCCGGACGAGCAGCGGCGGGTGCTGGAACTGGCGTACTACCAGGGGCTCACCCACACGCAGATCGCCGCCCAAACGGGCAAACCGCTGGGTACCGTCAAAACCCGCATCCGCCTGGGTCTCAACAAGTTGCGCGACGCTCTGGGAAATGGGGGCTAG
- a CDS encoding CO2 hydration protein produces the protein MARRLEAAALLPGNRDNVLEVVGVLHSYSFVLDAYSRNLLFIAERQFLHAFPLFKYLNGEIHPRKLLAHWSQDRLNYEYAEYCAKTMYWHGIPKLHDYLQGSEFKTLAERAILARLRSNRAALFAHKLCPAFLEELVRRTCYYNVLGQFWRVMSRIFSTLAERYAHGEIRSIPDIVRHIAAGLGAAANLPLTYSVQFGDEEYELLPARAGLHWLADAAVPYAEIVFFRAAPPKGVFSYDASAGLPGELADFCFGVLYANPMTLGAAGVAPTLLIRDLRRHMGAPLQSHYEGFADDPAALLVAIGKSFQKAMFCVTNAAVLGLAGEEPNARRTHFDWWAARILTTRIAEWDPQP, from the coding sequence GTGGCAAGGCGGCTGGAAGCGGCGGCCTTGCTGCCTGGAAACCGGGACAATGTGCTTGAGGTGGTCGGTGTGCTGCACAGCTACAGCTTTGTGCTCGACGCCTATTCGCGCAACTTGCTGTTTATAGCCGAGCGGCAGTTTTTGCACGCATTTCCTCTGTTTAAGTATCTCAACGGCGAAATTCATCCGCGCAAACTGCTAGCCCACTGGTCGCAGGACCGCCTCAACTACGAATACGCCGAGTACTGCGCCAAGACCATGTACTGGCACGGTATTCCCAAACTGCACGATTACTTGCAAGGTAGTGAATTCAAAACCCTGGCCGAGCGGGCCATCCTCGCCCGCCTGCGGAGCAACCGCGCCGCCCTGTTCGCCCACAAGCTCTGCCCGGCTTTTCTAGAGGAACTCGTGCGCCGGACGTGCTACTACAACGTGCTGGGCCAATTCTGGCGGGTGATGAGCCGTATCTTCAGCACCCTCGCCGAGCGCTACGCCCACGGTGAGATCCGTTCGATCCCCGATATTGTCCGGCACATCGCGGCCGGGTTGGGAGCGGCGGCGAACCTACCGCTCACCTACTCGGTGCAGTTTGGGGATGAGGAGTATGAACTGCTGCCCGCCCGGGCGGGATTGCACTGGCTGGCGGATGCGGCGGTGCCTTACGCGGAGATTGTCTTTTTCCGGGCTGCTCCTCCGAAGGGGGTGTTCTCCTACGATGCGAGCGCCGGTCTACCCGGTGAGCTGGCGGATTTTTGTTTCGGCGTGCTCTATGCCAACCCGATGACCCTGGGAGCGGCGGGTGTTGCACCGACCCTGCTCATCCGCGATCTGCGCCGCCACATGGGTGCTCCCTTGCAGAGCCACTACGAGGGGTTTGCCGACGACCCGGCCGCCCTGCTGGTGGCAATCGGCAAGAGTTTTCAAAAGGCGATGTTCTGTGTCACCAACGCCGCCGTATTGGGTCTGGCCGGCGAGGAGCCGAACGCCCGCCGTACCCACTTCGACTGGTGGGCCGCACGCATCCTCACCACCCGCATCGCCGAGTGGGATCCGCAGCCTTAG
- a CDS encoding DNA adenine methylase has translation MTVASRARPFLKWAGGKTQLLDQIAERFPAVLKHGQIDRYVEPFIGGGAVFLYVAQRYPVEQFVLFDINRELILAYRTLQRAADDLIEKLEALGLHYHALDGDERRMFFYRVRERFNAAGGDIDYRHFDGRWVERTAQIIFLNRTCYNGLFRMNTKAQFNVPFGRYRNPSICMPENLKAVASLLARARIELGDFSDCAALGGPGTFMYFDPPYRPLSKTARFTAYSAFGFDDAEQLRLAQLYRTLDAAGAKLMLSNSDPLNTDPADDFLERAYAGFEIRRVHASRLVNCRAARRGAITELLITNYPQTAGG, from the coding sequence ATGACGGTTGCAAGCAGGGCAAGGCCCTTTCTCAAGTGGGCCGGGGGAAAAACCCAACTGCTCGATCAGATTGCCGAGCGCTTCCCGGCGGTCCTCAAGCACGGCCAAATCGATCGCTACGTCGAACCGTTTATCGGCGGCGGCGCTGTCTTTCTATACGTCGCCCAGCGCTACCCGGTCGAACAATTCGTCCTCTTCGACATCAACCGCGAATTGATCCTGGCCTACCGGACACTGCAGAGGGCGGCGGACGATCTGATTGAAAAACTCGAAGCGCTCGGGCTGCACTACCACGCCCTGGACGGCGACGAGCGGCGGATGTTTTTCTACCGGGTGCGCGAGCGGTTCAACGCCGCCGGGGGCGACATCGACTACCGCCACTTCGACGGGCGCTGGGTGGAGCGCACCGCCCAGATCATCTTCCTCAACCGCACCTGCTACAACGGCCTGTTTCGGATGAACACCAAGGCGCAGTTCAACGTTCCTTTCGGCCGCTACCGCAACCCCAGCATCTGTATGCCGGAGAACCTCAAGGCCGTCGCTTCCCTGCTCGCCCGTGCGCGCATCGAGCTGGGCGATTTTAGCGACTGCGCGGCGCTGGGCGGGCCGGGGACGTTTATGTACTTCGATCCGCCCTACCGGCCGCTGAGCAAGACGGCGCGCTTCACCGCCTACTCGGCTTTTGGTTTCGACGATGCGGAGCAGTTGCGCCTTGCACAGCTGTATCGCACCCTCGATGCCGCCGGGGCAAAGCTGATGCTCAGCAATTCCGATCCGCTCAACACCGACCCGGCGGATGATTTTTTAGAGCGAGCCTACGCCGGCTTTGAGATCCGCCGGGTGCACGCCAGCCGCCTGGTCAACTGCCGGGCCGCTCGCCGGGGCGCCATCACCGAGTTACTCATCACCAACTACCCCCAGACGGCGGGCGGGTAG
- a CDS encoding Maf family protein: MAVRLLLASASPRRRELLAQIGIAFDVKPSAFEERMDLALPPEQLVVQNALGKALDVQKRAPAELILGADTVVVFNRRIYGKPAGAADAGRMLGELQGQWHTVYTGIALVEGRRWRVAERATRVKLRAMAPEQIAAYVAGGEPLDKAGSYAIQGLGAALVEQIDGCYSNVVGLSLPLLVNLLAEFDRRVI; the protein is encoded by the coding sequence ATGGCGGTGCGTCTGCTGCTTGCTTCCGCTTCACCCCGTCGGCGCGAGCTGCTTGCCCAGATAGGCATTGCCTTTGATGTCAAGCCGAGCGCTTTTGAGGAGCGCATGGACCTAGCCCTGCCGCCCGAGCAGCTGGTGGTCCAGAACGCCCTCGGCAAAGCCCTCGATGTCCAGAAGCGCGCTCCGGCTGAGCTGATCTTGGGTGCCGATACGGTGGTGGTCTTCAACCGCCGCATCTACGGCAAACCTGCGGGAGCAGCGGACGCCGGGCGCATGCTGGGCGAATTGCAGGGGCAATGGCATACGGTCTATACGGGTATCGCCCTGGTGGAGGGGCGGCGCTGGCGGGTGGCTGAGCGGGCCACCCGGGTCAAACTGCGCGCGATGGCCCCGGAACAAATTGCCGCCTACGTCGCGGGCGGTGAGCCCCTCGACAAGGCCGGCAGCTACGCCATCCAGGGATTGGGAGCAGCTTTGGTCGAGCAGATCGACGGCTGCTACAGCAATGTCGTCGGTCTATCGCTGCCGCTGTTGGTCAACTTGCTCGCCGAATTTGACCGGCGGGTGATTTAG
- a CDS encoding type II toxin-antitoxin system VapC family toxin — protein sequence MILFFDTSALVAATIATEAHHDWCRENLERCMAGPDRGCLCTHTIAEYYAVLTGKSVPRIAPPQAVNAVANLLGCLDAVPLCCEDYRRAIRWMADLGLQGGSVYDALIACAALKMEADALLTLNPRHFVRLGESIRPLVYAPAGSGNS from the coding sequence TTGATCCTCTTTTTTGACACTTCTGCATTGGTAGCAGCGACGATCGCCACCGAAGCACACCACGATTGGTGCCGTGAAAATCTGGAAAGGTGTATGGCCGGACCAGACAGAGGCTGCCTGTGCACGCATACGATTGCCGAATACTACGCCGTGCTCACAGGCAAGAGTGTTCCCCGCATCGCGCCGCCGCAGGCGGTAAACGCCGTAGCCAACTTGCTGGGCTGTCTGGATGCCGTTCCCCTGTGTTGTGAAGACTACCGGCGGGCAATCCGATGGATGGCCGATCTCGGTCTGCAGGGCGGCTCGGTTTACGACGCTCTTATTGCCTGTGCTGCGCTCAAAATGGAGGCCGATGCGCTCTTGACCCTCAATCCCAGACACTTTGTGCGGCTGGGAGAATCGATCCGACCGCTGGTGTACGCCCCCGCAGGATCCGGTAATTCCTGA
- the rplI gene encoding 50S ribosomal protein L9: MGTKIVLKKDVDTLGKAGTLVEVAPGYARNYLIPQGLAVKATPGLVKEAEFRQAKRREIEAKHRGEALETKKTLEALGFYEVFAPVGEDGNQLFGTVTNQDVAEVVASKAGITIDRREITIEEPIKRTGVYTVKARIFQDVVATLRLQVNAAG, encoded by the coding sequence ATGGGTACGAAGATCGTTCTGAAAAAAGACGTGGACACTCTGGGCAAGGCAGGCACCCTCGTCGAGGTGGCACCCGGTTATGCACGCAACTATCTGATCCCCCAGGGGTTGGCCGTCAAGGCCACCCCGGGGCTGGTCAAAGAAGCCGAGTTTCGCCAGGCCAAGCGGCGCGAAATCGAAGCCAAGCACCGCGGCGAGGCGCTTGAGACCAAGAAGACCCTCGAAGCGTTGGGCTTCTACGAGGTCTTCGCCCCGGTCGGCGAGGACGGCAACCAGCTGTTCGGTACGGTGACCAACCAGGACGTGGCCGAGGTGGTTGCAAGCAAAGCCGGCATTACCATCGATCGGCGGGAGATCACCATCGAGGAGCCGATCAAGCGCACGGGCGTCTACACCGTCAAGGCGCGCATTTTCCAGGACGTGGTGGCCACCCTCCGCCTGCAGGTCAACGCCGCTGGTTGA
- a CDS encoding ISL3 family transposase, with protein MDEFSGRRGHDFKTVLCDIETGELLEVIDSHKQKEIIESLCLQALEVREAIEEVSIDMWGGFRKVVQEAFPNAVIVYDRFHVMRMVNEEVKKIARQCGLGKRKEQFLLLKNGVDLNAGQKVQLETYLQIDKRLRKAYEYKEEFRWIYERSQSVDEGQQKLEDWLLKARKVYGKVVQTITEHFEGVCNYFIRRSSSGVMEGINNRIKLIKRQGYGFTNFENLRLRLLAGFAKKGCCSP; from the coding sequence ATCGATGAGTTTAGTGGGCGGCGCGGCCACGATTTTAAAACGGTACTTTGCGATATCGAGACTGGCGAATTGCTGGAGGTCATCGATAGTCACAAACAAAAAGAGATCATTGAAAGCCTTTGCCTGCAAGCGCTTGAGGTGCGCGAAGCTATTGAAGAAGTGAGCATCGACATGTGGGGAGGTTTTCGAAAGGTTGTCCAGGAAGCCTTTCCCAATGCTGTGATTGTCTACGACCGGTTTCACGTGATGCGGATGGTGAACGAAGAGGTCAAGAAGATTGCTCGCCAATGTGGCTTGGGCAAGCGCAAGGAGCAATTTTTGCTCCTAAAGAATGGAGTGGACTTGAATGCCGGGCAGAAAGTTCAGCTAGAAACCTATCTGCAGATCGACAAACGTTTACGCAAAGCGTATGAATACAAAGAGGAATTTCGGTGGATTTATGAGAGGAGTCAGAGTGTAGATGAAGGTCAGCAGAAGTTGGAAGACTGGCTTTTGAAAGCCCGCAAGGTATATGGGAAGGTGGTGCAGACCATTACAGAACATTTCGAGGGGGTCTGCAACTATTTTATCCGTCGGTCGAGTAGTGGAGTGATGGAGGGCATCAACAACCGCATCAAGTTAATCAAACGCCAGGGCTACGGCTTTACAAACTTTGAGAACCTGCGCTTGCGGCTGCTCGCTGGCTTTGCCAAGAAGGGATGCTGCTCACCTTGA
- a CDS encoding cupin domain-containing protein gives MSPDPCFCELAPLHALDILDERERLLVEHELAHFPELAAELAAYRRAVAVLPYGAPAVAVAADLKTRLFERLDLEKPKTPAVSAPALPYFALRAAELPWEPFIVPGTTIARLRVDEARRELVGVFRAEAGVRYPEHLHAGFEEIFMLEGDLEIDGEVYGPGDYVRSQPGSMHGPSTRGGCMFFIRTSLDDRFVDA, from the coding sequence ATGAGCCCCGACCCCTGTTTTTGCGAACTTGCTCCCCTCCACGCCCTCGATATCCTCGATGAGCGGGAGCGCTTGCTGGTCGAGCACGAACTCGCGCATTTTCCGGAACTGGCGGCGGAACTGGCGGCTTACCGGAGGGCGGTAGCTGTCCTGCCCTACGGAGCACCCGCAGTTGCGGTGGCGGCGGATCTCAAAACCCGCCTTTTCGAGCGGCTTGACCTGGAAAAGCCGAAAACACCCGCCGTCTCCGCCCCGGCTTTGCCTTACTTCGCGCTGCGCGCCGCCGAGTTGCCGTGGGAGCCTTTTATCGTGCCTGGAACGACGATTGCCAGGCTGCGCGTGGACGAAGCGCGGCGCGAACTGGTCGGGGTGTTCCGCGCCGAAGCGGGCGTCAGGTATCCAGAGCACCTGCACGCCGGTTTCGAGGAGATATTCATGCTCGAGGGCGACCTGGAGATCGACGGCGAAGTCTACGGCCCCGGCGATTATGTGCGCTCGCAGCCGGGCTCGATGCACGGGCCTTCGACGCGCGGCGGCTGCATGTTTTTTATCCGTACCTCCCTCGACGATCGGTTTGTAGACGCATGA
- a CDS encoding helix-turn-helix domain-containing protein, with the protein MSIELTQLLGLPNVYVERQSIDERGIIFYLKPLAPGILCGGCGQFTDREHQARPLHIRDLKIRKMPVFLHIPRRQFYCQTCERYCTEQLDFVDWRRRHTRRFEQDIYERVPASSLEQIAREEGISPDEVRGMFEHVARQLKKRLGPRQAHQHR; encoded by the coding sequence ATGAGTATCGAACTGACGCAACTGCTCGGGCTACCCAACGTTTATGTCGAACGGCAGTCCATCGATGAACGGGGCATTATCTTCTATCTCAAGCCGCTTGCTCCAGGTATACTCTGCGGCGGTTGCGGCCAGTTTACCGACCGCGAACATCAAGCACGTCCCCTGCACATCCGAGACTTGAAAATACGTAAAATGCCCGTATTTTTGCACATTCCTCGAAGACAATTTTACTGCCAAACCTGCGAACGCTACTGTACCGAACAACTGGATTTCGTCGATTGGCGACGGCGACACACCCGCCGTTTCGAGCAGGATATCTACGAGCGGGTACCCGCCTCAAGTCTCGAACAGATTGCGCGCGAAGAAGGCATCAGTCCAGACGAAGTACGAGGCATGTTCGAGCATGTGGCCAGGCAGTTAAAAAAAAGACTGGGGCCCCGTCAAGCGCATCAGCATCGATGA
- a CDS encoding AbrB/MazE/SpoVT family DNA-binding domain-containing protein: protein MELEMDRFGRVTIPKWVRQQLGIAPGARLILETDADALRLVPVRQEAPMRVENGLIVFDVRLEPNALEQVREERDRSTAGQES from the coding sequence GTGGAACTGGAGATGGATCGGTTTGGGCGGGTCACTATCCCCAAGTGGGTGCGTCAACAACTGGGGATCGCCCCAGGAGCGCGTTTGATTCTGGAGACCGACGCCGATGCTTTGCGGCTGGTGCCGGTGCGGCAGGAAGCGCCGATGCGGGTGGAAAACGGGTTGATCGTTTTTGATGTGCGCCTTGAACCAAACGCTTTGGAGCAGGTACGCGAAGAACGGGATCGCTCAACGGCTGGTCAGGAGAGTTGA